One window of the Candidatus Neomarinimicrobiota bacterium genome contains the following:
- the lysS gene encoding lysine--tRNA ligase, translating to MNKNQPNQESNKSLNQIIDFRKEKLTKLREAGVEPYPQKYEPTHFSADILGDFDNLEKQDVDIAGRIMSMRKMGKASFFHIQDLKGKIQIFIRRDDVGEDNYAHFKLLDMGDFVGVKGYVFKTKMGETSIHASELTVLCKSIRPLPVVKEKDGETFDAFADKEQRYRNRHLDLIVNPEVKDTFVKRANIIKGLRNHLDNMGFLEVETPVLQPLYGGANARPFTTHHNALDQQLYLRIADELYLKRLIIGGIDRVYEIAKDFRNEGMDRNHNPEFTMLEFYWAYADFEDNMNLVEDMIRAVATSIDAIELQWGDMTIDLSKPFERRPILDLLKEATGEDLTEASVDKMKEVCKTHHVDFEDNANYGQMLDGLMSELVEPKLIQPTFITDYPKAISPLAKKHRNGNPHLVERFELFIGGAEFANAFTELNDPIDQRERFESQARLAEGGDDEAHPVDENFLQAVECGMPPTGGVGIGVDRLVMLLTENINIKDVILFPAMRTEE from the coding sequence ATGAATAAAAATCAACCCAACCAAGAATCAAATAAAAGTCTAAATCAAATCATTGATTTTCGGAAAGAAAAATTAACCAAACTGCGAGAAGCGGGTGTAGAGCCTTATCCCCAGAAATATGAACCCACCCATTTCAGCGCTGATATTCTCGGCGATTTTGATAACCTTGAAAAACAGGATGTGGATATTGCTGGACGTATTATGTCCATGCGGAAAATGGGAAAAGCTTCATTTTTCCATATTCAAGATTTGAAAGGAAAGATTCAGATCTTTATTCGACGAGATGATGTGGGTGAAGATAATTATGCCCATTTTAAACTATTGGATATGGGTGACTTTGTCGGCGTAAAAGGATACGTATTCAAAACCAAAATGGGTGAAACATCTATCCATGCCAGTGAATTGACTGTCCTCTGTAAGTCCATTCGACCATTGCCGGTGGTGAAAGAAAAAGATGGGGAAACTTTCGATGCCTTTGCGGATAAAGAACAGCGTTATCGTAATCGCCATCTGGATTTAATCGTTAATCCAGAAGTGAAAGATACTTTTGTGAAGCGCGCCAATATTATTAAAGGTCTTCGAAATCACTTGGACAATATGGGTTTTCTGGAAGTTGAAACGCCTGTTCTTCAACCCCTATATGGCGGCGCAAACGCACGGCCTTTTACTACCCATCACAATGCACTGGATCAGCAGCTTTATTTACGGATTGCCGATGAACTTTATTTAAAACGCCTAATCATTGGCGGTATCGATAGGGTCTATGAAATAGCTAAAGATTTCCGTAACGAAGGAATGGACCGTAATCACAATCCCGAATTCACTATGCTGGAATTTTATTGGGCCTATGCCGATTTTGAAGACAATATGAATTTAGTAGAAGATATGATTCGTGCCGTTGCCACAAGCATAGACGCCATTGAACTACAATGGGGTGATATGACTATTGACTTGTCCAAGCCATTCGAGAGACGACCAATTTTAGATTTATTGAAAGAAGCCACTGGAGAAGATCTTACAGAAGCATCGGTGGATAAAATGAAGGAAGTGTGTAAAACGCATCATGTAGATTTTGAGGATAATGCCAATTATGGTCAAATGCTTGATGGACTCATGAGTGAATTGGTTGAGCCAAAATTGATTCAGCCGACGTTCATCACGGATTACCCAAAAGCTATTTCTCCATTAGCCAAAAAACATCGCAATGGAAATCCCCATTTGGTTGAAAGGTTTGAGCTATTTATCGGCGGCGCAGAATTCGCTAATGCTTTTACTGAATTGAATGATCCCATCGATCAGCGGGAGCGCTTTGAATCTCAAGCGCGATTGGCGGAAGGTGGAGATGATGAGGCCCATCCAGTGGACGAGAACTTTCTCCAAGCTGTTGAATGTGGTATGCCACCAACCGGCGGCGTAGGAATTGGTGTGGATAGGCTTGTTATGTTATTGACAGAAAATATCAACATTAAGGATGTTATTCTGTTCCCCGCCATGCGCACGGAAGAATAA
- a CDS encoding peptide chain release factor 2 gives MNTLPRRKNAQNCGGTFDLSTKGSDLEKLRQASAVPDFWNDNAAASALLKKISLLEKEITLWQELDTAQGDVEVLLEFADAGESSLEEVHTELQKFVTTIEDLELKMILGDPEDTQDAIITIHPGAGGTESQDWAEMLYRMYNRWIERKGFKKEIMDYQPGDEAGIKDITIEIKGDYAYGLLKAEAGVHRLVRISPFDSNSRRHTSFVSVFVYPSTEDEIEIEIDQGDLRIDTYRASGAGGQHVNKTDSAIRITHIPSGIVVQCQNERSQHKNKASAMKVLKARLYQAEVEKEKEAMKDLENTKMDIAWGSQIRSYVFHPYNMVKDHRTKEETGNVSAVMDGDIDKFIRAFLMNQLGERKEIPEEV, from the coding sequence ATCAATACGCTGCCGCGAAGAAAAAATGCTCAGAATTGCGGAGGTACCTTTGACCTGTCCACAAAAGGGTCTGATTTAGAAAAATTGCGTCAAGCGTCCGCCGTACCTGATTTCTGGAATGATAACGCGGCGGCTTCAGCACTCCTGAAAAAAATATCCCTTTTGGAAAAAGAGATCACACTGTGGCAAGAATTAGATACGGCACAAGGCGATGTAGAGGTACTTTTAGAATTTGCAGATGCGGGTGAATCATCCTTAGAAGAAGTGCATACTGAATTACAAAAATTCGTTACGACCATCGAAGATCTAGAACTGAAGATGATCCTCGGCGATCCAGAAGATACGCAAGATGCCATCATAACGATTCATCCCGGGGCAGGGGGAACAGAAAGCCAAGATTGGGCGGAGATGCTTTATCGTATGTATAACCGCTGGATCGAGCGTAAGGGGTTTAAAAAAGAGATTATGGATTATCAGCCCGGCGATGAAGCTGGGATCAAAGATATTACTATAGAGATCAAGGGCGATTACGCTTATGGGTTATTGAAAGCAGAAGCGGGTGTCCACCGTTTGGTGCGGATATCACCATTTGATTCCAACAGCCGGCGCCATACATCTTTTGTATCCGTATTTGTCTATCCTTCTACAGAGGATGAAATTGAAATTGAAATTGATCAAGGCGATCTAAGAATTGATACTTATCGTGCCAGCGGGGCCGGAGGCCAACACGTAAATAAAACTGACTCGGCCATCCGAATTACCCATATTCCATCAGGAATTGTTGTCCAGTGCCAAAACGAACGAAGCCAGCATAAGAACAAAGCATCGGCGATGAAAGTTCTTAAAGCGCGGCTTTACCAAGCGGAAGTGGAAAAAGAAAAAGAAGCCATGAAGGACTTAGAAAATACAAAAATGGATATCGCCTGGGGTAGCCAGATTCGGTCCTATGTTTTCCATCCTTATAATATGGTGAAGGACCATCGCACTAAAGAAGAGACTGGGAATGTTTCGGCGGTGATGGATGGGGATATTGATAAATTTATTCGTGCCTTTTTGATGAATCAACTGGGCGAACGGAAAGAAATTCCAGAAGAAGTCTAA
- a CDS encoding ZIP family metal transporter, with protein MTVLTYTILSVLMVSLVSLVGLVTLSISRKLLDRIMTYLVSFATGSLFGGALIHLLPEAFASASNPLHVSLWTIGGLATFFVMEKFFRWRHCHHPTTNEHVHPIVPMNIFGDAMHNFIDGVLIAISYSASIPLGVATTVAVLFHEIPQEISDYSILINGGLSVKKALMVNLMSASLAMVGALFALQMGKSITGFTDALVPITAGGFLYIAGSDLIPELHHNTDAKKSFIQLLMLVAGVAVMTFLAVKF; from the coding sequence ATGACTGTTTTAACATACACAATTCTTAGCGTACTTATGGTAAGCCTCGTCTCTCTAGTGGGACTTGTAACTCTATCTATATCCCGAAAACTATTGGATCGAATTATGACCTATTTGGTCAGTTTTGCCACGGGGAGCCTTTTCGGCGGTGCGCTGATTCATTTACTGCCAGAAGCTTTTGCCTCTGCGTCAAATCCCCTTCATGTTTCACTGTGGACAATCGGTGGGCTCGCTACCTTTTTCGTTATGGAAAAGTTTTTCCGCTGGCGTCATTGTCACCATCCTACCACAAATGAACATGTTCATCCAATTGTCCCGATGAATATTTTTGGCGATGCCATGCATAATTTTATTGATGGTGTACTTATTGCAATTAGCTATTCCGCCAGCATTCCTTTGGGAGTAGCCACAACTGTGGCAGTACTTTTTCATGAAATTCCACAGGAAATCAGTGATTATTCAATCTTGATTAATGGGGGATTATCAGTAAAGAAAGCATTGATGGTTAACCTTATGAGCGCATCTTTGGCAATGGTGGGTGCGTTATTCGCCCTCCAAATGGGAAAGAGCATTACTGGATTTACCGATGCGTTGGTACCCATTACCGCCGGTGGATTTCTCTATATCGCCGGTTCTGATCTTATCCCAGAGCTTCATCATAATACGGATGCGAAAAAGTCATTCATCCAATTGTTGATGCTCGTTGCTGGTGTGGCAGTCATGACCTTTTTGGCTGTGAAATTCTAA
- a CDS encoding type II toxin-antitoxin system Phd/YefM family antitoxin translates to MKNVLANCSASISELKNNPSALIDQSDGEPIAILNHNKPTAYLIPAKTYEDLLEGIEDYQLGIIVKERQNEKILAVEVDIDEL, encoded by the coding sequence ATGAAAAATGTTTTGGCAAACTGTTCTGCAAGCATATCAGAATTAAAAAATAACCCTAGTGCGCTTATTGACCAGTCCGATGGAGAACCTATTGCGATCCTCAATCATAATAAACCAACAGCTTACCTAATTCCTGCAAAAACATATGAAGATTTGTTAGAAGGGATTGAAGATTATCAACTGGGAATCATTGTGAAAGAAAGGCAAAATGAAAAAATATTAGCTGTAGAAGTTGATATTGATGAATTATAA
- a CDS encoding type II toxin-antitoxin system RelE/ParE family toxin — MNYKLKFLPTALKEWKKLDNSIQSQLKKKLKERLENPHVKSSQLRGFKNHYKIKLRSRGYRLVYEVIDNELYILVIAIGKRSKDSVYKIVEKRSRKG, encoded by the coding sequence ATGAATTATAAACTGAAATTTCTTCCAACGGCACTTAAAGAGTGGAAAAAACTGGATAATTCCATTCAGTCCCAATTAAAAAAGAAATTAAAAGAACGGCTTGAAAATCCACATGTGAAATCCAGTCAGCTCAGGGGATTTAAAAACCATTATAAAATAAAACTTAGATCGCGGGGTTATCGTCTTGTTTATGAAGTAATAGATAATGAATTATACATTCTGGTCATCGCCATCGGGAAACGGAGCAAGGACTCAGTTTACAAAATTGTTGAAAAAAGAAGTCGAAAAGGATGA